From the Chlamydiota bacterium genome, the window AATCTCTTAAAAGAAGTCGGCCGTTCAAAAAAACCCATTCTTCTAAAACGTGGAATGATGACGACCATTACTGAATATTTAATGGCAGCCGAGTATATTTTGGCCCATGGAAATCCCAATGTCATTCTTTGTGAAAGAGGCATTCGAACCTTTGAGGACATGACTCGAAATACCTTAGACTTAAGTGCTATTCCCTTGATTAAATCCTTGAGCCATTTGCCGATTCTAGCTGATCCCAGCCATGGAACGGGTAAACGTGATCTAGTGATTCCCATGGCTCGAGCTGCCGTCGCCTGCGGGGCTGATGGCTTAATTATTGAGGTCCATAATCTTCCCGAAAAAGCACTTTCGGATGGAGCTCAATCCCTCTATCCCCAGATGTTTTCAAAATTAATGGCGGAGCTCAAGCCCATTGCTGCGGCGGTGGGAAGAGAAATCTAATTTTAGATTTCGGAATTCGGATTTCGGAATGAAAAAACAAAGTTCTGACTTATCACTTTACATGCCAGCATCCAAAACAATCCGCAATCCGCAATCCGCAATCCGCATTTGTATTGTTGGCATGGGTTTAATCGGGGGTTCTTTGGGGCTGGCCCTCAAGAAGAATTTTCGTGGCATAGAAGTGGTTGGGGTCGTTCATCAGAAAAAAAATATTCATCTTGTCCTTTCCAAAAAAGCAGCTGATTTTGCCACGCTCAATCTTGAAGAAGGCATTCAGGGGGCGAAATGGATTATTTTAGCGACACCTCCCCTCACTTTTGAAACGATTCTCAAGAAATTATCTTCCCTGTGTGACTCTAATCAAATCATTATGGATGTTGGAAGTGTTAAGGGTCCGGTGATGGAATCTTATCGAAGGCATCTCAAAAAACGGATTCCATATCTAGGAGCTCATCCTATTACGGGTTCTGAAGAAAAGGGGATAGGTGCTGCCCAAGAAGATCTTTTTCAGGGTGCTACCTGTATTCTCACTCCAGACCAGAACACTTCATCCAAAACCTTAAAAGAAGCGAAACAGTTTTGGAAAACTCTTCACGCCCTTCCCGTTGTAAAATCCGCTGCTTTACATGACCAAATATTTGCCTATGTCAGCCACCTTCCCCATTTAATTTCATTTGGTTTAGCCTATGCTCTTCAAGGAAAGCAGAATTTCATCCCTTTATCTGGACAGGCATGGCAAGACATGACTCGAATTGCTCATAGTTCTCCTCTCCTTTGGACCGAGATCCTCACCTTAAATCGTCAAAATGTTTATGAGAGTTTAAGAAGGTTTTTACAGGGGCTAAAAAAAATGGAAAAAGACCTCCAAAAGAACCGGCCAGAATCAATTAAAAAATTCTTTTCCCATGCTCAGCAGATTTTAAAAGATGGAAATCTTTTATGAAGGTGGGCCAAAAATTATATCAATGGATCCATATCGCTTTTTATGAATCAACTTATTGGGGATTTAGGTGTTTTTTTAAAATCTTTTTTAGACACCAAGTTTGGGGTCGTGAAAATGTCCCTTTAGACGGAGCCTGCATCCTGGCTTCCAATCATACAAGTTTCGGAGATCCTCCGATTGTCGGCATCTCTCATTCCAGAGAGATGTATTACTTTGCTCGTTCAACCCTCATGAAGAATCCTTTTTCAAAACTTTTGTTTCAACTGTGGAATTGCATTCCTGTTGACCGGAAAGAACCTGCCCCTGGAAGTTTGAAAAAGGCCCTAAAAGTCCTGAAAGAGGGTTATCCCTTGCTTCTTTTCCCGGAAGGAACACGTAGCCTGGATGGAAAATTGCAACCTGGAAAAATGGGAATTGGCTTCATTGCTCATAAGACAAAAGCTCCTGTAATTCCCTTTTACATTGATGGAGCCTACGATATTCTCCCCAAAGGAACGCATTGGCCTCGCTTCAAAAAACTGAAAGTTTTTATTGGGAAATCCCTCGCTTTTCCTGATCTCTATTCTCAAAGAGGAAGTGAAGAAATTTATCAAAGAATCAGTGATGAGGTGATGGAAGCGATCAAGCAATTAAAAATGAAGAGTGAAGAATTAAGTGTTTGACAAGCTTTCAAGCGGGTGATATCTTGGCGGCCACCTCAGAATCGAGGAATCGTATGGGTAAGTCCCAGAAGGAGGAGAAAAAGACAGACATGGTAGAAACCAAAGAAAATGAGGAAGTTATTGGAGCAGAGGATTTTAGGAAGCTTTATCAGAGCACCTTTAAGGATGTTGAAGAGGATAAAATTGTTAAAGGGACCGTTATCAGTATCCGTGGGAAAGACGTTTTAATTGATATTGGATATAAATCAGAGGGGACGATTTCCCTTGATGAATTTAGAACGAGTGACAGGCCTAAGCCTGGGGATGTAATTGAAGTTTATTTAGAGATGAAAGAAGATGAAGATGGTATTGTCGTTCTTTCTAAGCAGAAAGCAGATAAAGTTTTAGGATGGGAAAGAATTATTGCCTCATGTAAAGAGGGGCAAACCGTCGAGGGCCGTGTTTGTAAGAAAGTTAAAGGCGGCCTCATGGTTGATATTGGAATGGACGCCTTTCTTCCCGCTTCTCAAATTGATGTGAAACCCCTTCGTGATATTTCTCTCGATCATTATTTAGGAAAAGTTTACACCTTCAAGGTCATTAAAATTAATGCTGAACGGCGCAATGTTATTTTATCCAGACGTGAGCTTTTAGAGGAGCAACGTAAGGAAGGTCGAACAAAACTGTTAGAAGAAATTAAAGTTGGGGATGTTCGTAAGGGAGTGATCAAAAACATCACCGATTTTGGCGCTTTTGTTGATTTAACTGGAATTGACGGTCTTCTTCACATTACCGATATGACGTGGGGAAGAATTGGTCACCCTTCAGAAATACTCTCTATTGGTCAAAGCGTTCAGGTGATCATTTTGGATTTTGACCGAGAGAAACAGCGTGTTTCTTTAGGACTCAAGCAGCTCCAGCCAAGTCCCTGGGAAAAGTCAGGTGAGAAATATTCAATTGGCACTCGGGTCAAGGGCCGTGTGGTGAACATTGTTCCTTATGGCGTTTTTGTTGAACTTGAAAAAGGAATAGAAGGTCTCATTCATATTTCAGAATTATCCTGGATTAAACGGATCAATCACCCCTCGGAAATTATGAAATTGGATGATGAAGTAGAGGCGGTTGTTCTTGAAATTGATTCTGCTAATAAGAAATTATCTTTGGGTGTGAAGCAGACCGAGATGAATCCCTGGAATTTAATTGCCAATAAATATCCTCAAGGCACCAAGGTTAAAGGGGTTGTTAGAAATCTCGTCACCTATGGCGCCTTTGTTGAAATTGAACAAGGGGTGGATGGGTTGATTCATATTTCGGATTTTTCTTGGACGCGGAAAATTAATCGCCCATCAGAGATTTTGAAAAAAGGGGATGAAGTTGAAGCCGTTGTTTTATCTGTGGATGCTGAAAATAAGAAGGTGGCTTTGGGAGTTAAACAGCTTCAAGAAGATCCCTGGCAGAGAATCTCTGAAATCTATCAGCCCGGTCAAATCGTTGAGGGAAAGATCACGAAGATTACCGGTTTTGGTGCCTTTCTTGAATTAGAAGGTGGGATCGAGGGATTGGTTCATATTTCTCAAATCACAAGCCGAGAATTTAAAAAAGTTGAAAATATTCTCAAGGAGGGTGATTTGGCCAAGGCGATTATCTTGCGTGTTGAGCAAAATGAAAGAAGAATTGCGTTAAGCATGAAAGACCTTGAAGAGGGTAATATCTCAGGAAAAGAAGTCTAAAACAGAAGAAACGTTATAGACGGCTCGAGGCTCGAGGCTCAAGGCTCAAGGCTCGAGGTAAATACTTCTGCTTTCTTTGCTTTTGCCTCGAGCTTCGAGCCTCCAGCCCGTTTTGAGTTTTTGCTTCGAGCTTCGAGCCTCGAGCTTCGAGCTAGTGATTTATATGATTTCTCCAAAAGACCAGTTATTTGCTTTGAAACGCGGCGTCGTTGATCTCTTTTCTGAAGAAGAACTTCTTAAAAAGCTTGAAAAATCTCTTCAAGAAAATCGTCCCCTCAGAATCAAATATGGGGCAGATCCCTCCGCTCCCGATATTCATCTAGGTCACACGGTCCCTCTCAGGAAATTAAGGCAATTTCAAGAATGCGGCCATATTGTTGTTTTTATCATCGGAGATTTTACAGCGACCATTGGAGACCCTTCAGGCCAATCTAAGACTCGACCCATCCTTAGCCATGACCAAGTGATGGCTAATGCAAAAACCTATCAAGAGCAAATCTTTAAAATTTTAAGAAAAGATTTAACAGAAATTCATTTTAACAGTGAGTGGTTTGGAAAAATGAAATTTTCTGACGTGGTTCAACTGGCTTCTCAGTCGAGCGTTGCTCAAATGCTCGAGAGAAATGATTTTTCAATTCGATACCGTGAAGGAAAACCCATTTCCATTTTAGAATTTCTTTATCCCCTGATTCAGGGTTATGATTCGGTGATGATTAAATCTGATGTTGAGATCGGTGGAACCGATCAGACCTTTAATCTTTTGGTGGGAAGAACGCTTCAAAAAAATTCAAATCAAGAAGCTCAAATCGTCATGACGCTTCCTCTTCTCGAAGGATTAGACGGGAAAATGAAAATGAGTAAAAGCCTAGGAAATATAATTGGCGTCACAGATTCTCCGAAAGAAATTTTTGGAAAAACAATGTCGATCCCTGATGAACTCATCTCAAAATATTTTGAATTATTGACCGATATAGAAACTGAAGCGATTGAGCGTATGACCCGGCAAATGAAGGAAGGTTCACTTAATCCGATGGAGGCCAAGAAAATTTTGGGTCAAAAAATTGTAAAAGGTCTCTATGATGAAGAAAATGCAAAATTTGCTCTTGAAGAATTCACGAGAATTTTCTCAAAAAAAGAACTTCCTCAAGAGATAGAACAATTTTTTTGTAATCAAGAAAATGAAAATAAAGAAATCTGGATTGTAAAAGTTTTGCAAGATTCTGGATTGGCTCCTTCGAGTAGCGAGGGAAGAAGACTCATCCGTCAAGGCGCTGTAACCCTTGATGGAAAAAGGGTTTCAGATGAAAATAGTCAGGTTGTCTTGAAGAGCGGAATGATTCTCAGTGCAGGGAAAAGAAAATTTCGTAAAGTAGAATTTAAAACATCTTGATTTTAAGATCGATAAAAAATAATATTTTTTTAGTTAAAATCTTGACATCTAAGGGCTAACTCTCTATGATGCTTTCACTTCTTAAAAAGCACATGAAATTAGGATAGAAGTGCTCTTGATCTTTGAAAGCTGAATAGTGCGGTACAATCATTGAAGTTGTTTTTGAGTTTGAAATAACTCTTGAAACAGAATTCCTTGAAAAAGGAAATAAATTTTGTTTCGGAGAGTTTGATCCTGGCTCAGAACGAACGCTGGCGGCGTGGATTAGGCATGCAAGTCGAACGCCCAGCCCTTTCCGCTCATTGTTTAGATAAGGTGAAAAGAAGATATTTGATTAAGTGATTCTTTTGACAGACCTAATATAGTGGGTTGAAAGGGCTGGGAGTGGCGAAAGGGTGAGTAACACGTGAGCAATCTACCCTTGAGTTGGGGATAACCCCGCGAAAGCGGGACTAATACCAGATGATACTGTGAAAGGGCATCCTTTTACAGTTAAAGGCGGGGACCCAGCCCTTTGTTTTCACTGTTCAATTTGATGAAGAATAAAATATTGTAAGGAACTTTATATTCTTCAGAATATTTCATAGCGGATTCAAAGGGCTGGGCCTGTCGCTTAAGGAGGAGCTCGCGACCTATCAGCTTGTTGGTGAGGTAATGGCTCACCAAGGCTAAGACGGGTAGCTGGTCTGAGAGGATGGTCAGCCACACTGGGACTGAGACACTGCCCAGACTCCTACGGGAGGCTGCAGTCGAGAATCTTTCGCAATGGGGGAAACCCTGACGATGCGACGCCGCGTGCAGGATGAAGGCTTTCGGGTCGTAAACTGCTGTCGAATGGGATGAAATCCTATTAATTAATAATTGGTAGGTTTGACGGTACCATTGGAGGAAGCCCCGGCTAACTACGTGCCAGCAGCCGCGGTAATACGTAGGGGGCGAGCGTTGTTCGGATTTACTGGGCGTAAAGGGCGTGTAGGTGGTTATTCAAGTTGAATGTGAAAGTCTCTTGCTCAACAAGGGAAGTGCATTCGAAACTAAATAGCTAGAGTTCTGGAAAAGAGGGCGGAATTCTCGGTGTAGCGGTGAAATGCGTGGAGATCGAGAAGAACACCGGTGGCGAAAGCGGCTCTCTGGACAGATACTGACACTGTAGCGCGAAAGCGTGGGGAGCAAACGGGATTAGATACCCCGGTAGTCCACGCCATAAACGATGTCGACTGGGTGTAGGAGGTATCGACCCCTCCTGTGCCGAAGCTAACGCATTAAGTCGACCGCCTGGGGAGTACGGCCGCAAGGTTAAAACTCAAAGGAATAGACGGGGGCCCGCACAAGCGGTGGAGCATGTGGTTTAATACGACGCAACGCGTAGAACCTTACCAGGGCTTGACATGCTGGTGGTAGAAACCTGAAAGGGGGACGACCTCGCAAGAGGAGCCAGCACAGGTGTTGCATGGCTGTCGTCAGCTCGTGTCGTGAGATGTTGGGTTAAGTCCCGCAACGAGCGCAACCCTTATCTTTAGTTGCCATCCCAGCCCTTTGTTTTCGCTGTTCGTTCTTCTTTTGAGAATTTTAGTTAAAACTACATTTCTTGATTGAGAATGCTTAATAGCGGATTCAAAGGGCTGGGGGAACTCTAGAGAGACTGCCTCGGTTAACGAGGAGGAAGGTGGGGATGACGTCAAGTCATTATGGCCCTTACGTCCTGGGCTACACACGTGCTACAATGGCCGGTACAAAGGGAAGCCAACCCGCAAGGGGGAGCGAATCTCAAAAAGCCGGTCTCAGTTCGGATTGGAGTCTGCAACTCGACTCCATGAAGTTGGAATCGCTAGTAATGGTAGATCAGCTACGCTACCGTGAATACGTTCCCGGGCCTTGTACTCACTGCCCGTCACATCTTGAAAGTTGGTTGTACCCGAAATCTCCATTTATGGGGCCTAAGGTATGGTCAGTGATTGAGATGAAGTCGTAACAAGGTAGCCGTACGGGAACGTGCGGCTGGATCACCTCCTTTCTAAGGAGTTGTTGTTACAACTCTAGGTCGTTCCTAGAATCTTCAGGCTTAACGTCAGAAGGTTTCTAGGGTGATAATGATGTACCGCACTATTCAGAATTCAGAGTTCGGATTGTGGATTTCGGAATTTTCGAGTTTATTTTTTAAAATCCGCAATCCGAAGTCCGCAATCCGCAATTGGAATGCGGGCTTATAGCTCAGCTGGTTAGAGCATTCGCTTGATAAGCGAGAGGTCGGTGGTTCGAACCCACCTAAGCCCAGGAAGCGATTTCGGATTGTGGATTTCGGAATTTTCGAGTTTATTTTTTAAAATCCGCAATCCGAAGTCCGCAATCCGCAATTGGAGTGCGGGCCTGTAGCTCAACTGGTAGAGCACCAGCTTTGCAAGCTGGGGGTCAGCGGTTCGATCCCGCTCAGGTCCAGTGAAATACAGTTAAAAGTGAAGAGTTAAGAATGAAAAATAAAAAAGCTCAAGTAAATTTTTCACTTTTAATTTTTAACTGTTAACTGTTTTTATTTGTTCTTTGACAATTGAATATGTGGGTAATGTTTAATAAGCGCCTGAAGTGAACGAGTCGTAACACGACTCATAATTAAATTACGGCCAAGCTACAAAGGGCTTACGAAGGATGCCTTGGCACCAATAGGCGATGAAGGACGTGGTTAGCTGCGATAAGCTTCGGGGAGCCGCCAGCAGGCTTTGATCCGAAGATTTCCGAATGGGGAAACCCCCCCCGATTCATATCGGGGGACGCTGGTCTGAATTCATAGGGCCAGTCGAGCAACACCAGGTGAAGTGAAACATCTCAGTAACCTGAGGAAAAGAAAACGAATATTATTCCCTGAGTAGTGGCGAGCGAAAAGGGAACAGCCTAAACTCAACATGTGTCAAGTCTGCAAGCGTTGCATGTTGGGGGTTCGAGGGATTCAATCAGATTTGGTTGCAGCCAGATCGTCTTGTTATAAATGTAACTTTCAGCTGAATGACATGGAAATGTCGACCATAGCAGGTGATAGTCCTGTAAGCGAAAAAAGTTACACAGGATGGGTTGGATTCCCAAGTAATGCGGGACACGTGAAATCCTGCATGAATCTGTCCAGACCACTGGATAAGGCTAAATACTTATTGGTGACCGATAGTGAACAAGTACCGTGAGGGAAAGGTGAAAAGAACCCTTGTTAAGGGAGTGAAATAGGTTTTTTGATCAATCAGATTGAGTGGCCTAAAAGGGCTGGGAATGGGTAACGGTGTACCTTTTGCTTAATGGTCCGGCGAGTTACTTCTATGAGGCAAGGTTAAAGTCGATCTATCGACTGGAGCCGTAGCGAAAGCGAGTGCGAAATGCGCGACATAGTCTTATGGAGTACACCCGAAACCAGGTGATCTACCCATGGCCAGGATGAAGCCCCGGTAAAACGGGGTGGAGGTCCGAACTGGTGGATGTTGAAAAATCCTCGGATGAGCTGTGGGTCGGAGTGAAAGGCTAATCAAACTTGGTAATAGCTGGTTCTCCTCGAAATGTATTTAGGTACAGCCTCGTGTATTAAGGACGGGGGTAGAGCACTGAATGGGCTAGGGTCCTTACCGGGATACCAAAACCAATCAAACTCCGAAT encodes:
- a CDS encoding prephenate dehydrogenase, with product MKKQSSDLSLYMPASKTIRNPQSAIRICIVGMGLIGGSLGLALKKNFRGIEVVGVVHQKKNIHLVLSKKAADFATLNLEEGIQGAKWIILATPPLTFETILKKLSSLCDSNQIIMDVGSVKGPVMESYRRHLKKRIPYLGAHPITGSEEKGIGAAQEDLFQGATCILTPDQNTSSKTLKEAKQFWKTLHALPVVKSAALHDQIFAYVSHLPHLISFGLAYALQGKQNFIPLSGQAWQDMTRIAHSSPLLWTEILTLNRQNVYESLRRFLQGLKKMEKDLQKNRPESIKKFFSHAQQILKDGNLL
- a CDS encoding 1-acyl-sn-glycerol-3-phosphate acyltransferase, coding for MKVGQKLYQWIHIAFYESTYWGFRCFFKIFFRHQVWGRENVPLDGACILASNHTSFGDPPIVGISHSREMYYFARSTLMKNPFSKLLFQLWNCIPVDRKEPAPGSLKKALKVLKEGYPLLLFPEGTRSLDGKLQPGKMGIGFIAHKTKAPVIPFYIDGAYDILPKGTHWPRFKKLKVFIGKSLAFPDLYSQRGSEEIYQRISDEVMEAIKQLKMKSEELSV
- the rpsA gene encoding 30S ribosomal protein S1 is translated as MGKSQKEEKKTDMVETKENEEVIGAEDFRKLYQSTFKDVEEDKIVKGTVISIRGKDVLIDIGYKSEGTISLDEFRTSDRPKPGDVIEVYLEMKEDEDGIVVLSKQKADKVLGWERIIASCKEGQTVEGRVCKKVKGGLMVDIGMDAFLPASQIDVKPLRDISLDHYLGKVYTFKVIKINAERRNVILSRRELLEEQRKEGRTKLLEEIKVGDVRKGVIKNITDFGAFVDLTGIDGLLHITDMTWGRIGHPSEILSIGQSVQVIILDFDREKQRVSLGLKQLQPSPWEKSGEKYSIGTRVKGRVVNIVPYGVFVELEKGIEGLIHISELSWIKRINHPSEIMKLDDEVEAVVLEIDSANKKLSLGVKQTEMNPWNLIANKYPQGTKVKGVVRNLVTYGAFVEIEQGVDGLIHISDFSWTRKINRPSEILKKGDEVEAVVLSVDAENKKVALGVKQLQEDPWQRISEIYQPGQIVEGKITKITGFGAFLELEGGIEGLVHISQITSREFKKVENILKEGDLAKAIILRVEQNERRIALSMKDLEEGNISGKEV
- a CDS encoding tyrosine--tRNA ligase encodes the protein MISPKDQLFALKRGVVDLFSEEELLKKLEKSLQENRPLRIKYGADPSAPDIHLGHTVPLRKLRQFQECGHIVVFIIGDFTATIGDPSGQSKTRPILSHDQVMANAKTYQEQIFKILRKDLTEIHFNSEWFGKMKFSDVVQLASQSSVAQMLERNDFSIRYREGKPISILEFLYPLIQGYDSVMIKSDVEIGGTDQTFNLLVGRTLQKNSNQEAQIVMTLPLLEGLDGKMKMSKSLGNIIGVTDSPKEIFGKTMSIPDELISKYFELLTDIETEAIERMTRQMKEGSLNPMEAKKILGQKIVKGLYDEENAKFALEEFTRIFSKKELPQEIEQFFCNQENENKEIWIVKVLQDSGLAPSSSEGRRLIRQGAVTLDGKRVSDENSQVVLKSGMILSAGKRKFRKVEFKTS